In the Streptomyces sp. 840.1 genome, one interval contains:
- a CDS encoding ABC transporter ATP-binding protein produces the protein MQIRDLPYPDPGDPDVRSGPRFLIWLGRNQIRGQLKSMSWGLLHQCSIAGLPLGVGFAVQAVVDRSGGRLALAGGLIAVLGVLIAVGDTMLHRTAITNWITAAARIQQLLARKTAELGSALTRRVAAGEVVAVSTGDVEKIGWFVEALSRFVAAAAALVIICVGLVLYLPSLGVLVALAMPVLALGVLPLLPRATRRADAQREKAGKATELASDTVAGLRVLRGIGGEELFLGRYRRASQEVRKAAVRSARMWSLISAIQVLLPGVLLISLVTYGAALARDGKIEVGQLVTVYSAATLLLFPLRHFEEIAMAYSFSRPSAQRAVRVLSLSRVARPSTLDTAPAGDLYDPVTGLLAPEGLFTAVVCGDPDEAGRLADRLGGHAQPGVARDGTVEDATADDEVPSVLLGGVPLDELELDAARTAVLVQDKDPVLLSGTLRELLDVPSSGRVRADEALSAAQCDDVLSALAHASVDSGGDPMKTRITERGRSLSGGQRQRLALARSLVTDPEALVLDEPTSAVDSHTEARVAAGIKALRKDRTTVAFASSPLLLDLADRVALVHRGTVVAVGTHRELLSGEPRYRAVVTRETDDEVRARPGEDEAIHPIDTHEEIEERA, from the coding sequence ATGCAAATTCGCGATCTTCCGTACCCGGATCCCGGCGATCCCGATGTCCGGTCGGGTCCTCGCTTTCTGATCTGGCTCGGCCGCAACCAGATCCGCGGACAGCTCAAGTCCATGTCCTGGGGCCTGCTGCACCAGTGCTCCATCGCCGGGCTGCCGCTCGGCGTCGGTTTCGCCGTCCAGGCGGTCGTCGACCGGTCGGGCGGGCGGCTCGCGCTGGCCGGCGGGCTGATCGCGGTGCTCGGCGTGCTGATCGCGGTGGGCGACACCATGCTGCACCGGACCGCCATCACCAACTGGATCACCGCGGCCGCCCGGATCCAGCAGCTGCTGGCCCGCAAGACCGCGGAGCTCGGCTCGGCGCTGACCCGCCGGGTCGCCGCGGGCGAGGTCGTGGCGGTCTCGACAGGTGATGTGGAGAAGATCGGCTGGTTCGTCGAAGCGCTCTCCCGCTTCGTGGCCGCCGCTGCCGCCCTGGTCATCATCTGCGTCGGTCTCGTCCTGTATCTGCCCTCGCTCGGCGTGCTCGTGGCGCTCGCGATGCCGGTGCTCGCCCTGGGCGTCCTGCCGCTCCTCCCCCGCGCCACCCGCCGAGCCGACGCCCAGCGCGAGAAGGCAGGAAAGGCCACCGAACTGGCCTCGGACACCGTGGCCGGACTGCGGGTGCTGCGCGGCATCGGCGGCGAGGAACTGTTCCTCGGCCGCTACCGGCGGGCCTCGCAGGAGGTCCGCAAGGCCGCCGTGCGCAGCGCGCGGATGTGGTCCCTGATCTCCGCGATCCAGGTCCTGCTGCCGGGCGTCCTGCTGATCTCACTGGTCACCTACGGGGCCGCGCTGGCCCGCGACGGGAAGATCGAGGTCGGTCAGCTGGTGACCGTGTACAGCGCGGCGACGCTGCTGCTCTTCCCGCTGCGCCACTTCGAGGAGATCGCCATGGCGTACTCCTTCTCCCGGCCGTCCGCCCAGCGCGCGGTACGGGTGCTGTCGCTGAGCCGGGTCGCCCGGCCCTCGACGCTCGACACCGCACCGGCCGGGGACCTGTACGACCCGGTCACCGGGCTGTTGGCGCCCGAGGGTCTGTTCACCGCGGTGGTCTGCGGCGATCCGGACGAGGCGGGACGGCTCGCGGACCGGCTCGGCGGCCACGCCCAGCCCGGGGTGGCGAGGGACGGCACCGTCGAGGACGCGACGGCCGACGACGAGGTGCCGTCCGTACTGCTGGGCGGTGTCCCCCTGGACGAACTGGAACTGGACGCGGCCCGGACGGCTGTTCTGGTCCAGGACAAGGACCCGGTACTGCTCTCGGGCACCCTGCGCGAGCTGCTGGACGTGCCGTCGTCCGGCCGGGTGCGTGCGGACGAGGCACTGTCGGCCGCGCAGTGCGACGACGTGCTGAGCGCCCTGGCGCACGCGTCGGTCGACTCCGGCGGCGATCCGATGAAAACCCGGATCACCGAACGCGGCCGCTCGCTCTCCGGTGGCCAGCGCCAACGGCTCGCCCTGGCCCGGTCGCTGGTGACGGACCCGGAGGCGCTGGTGCTCGACGAGCCGACCTCCGCGGTCGACTCGCACACGGAGGCCCGGGTCGCCGCGGGCATCAAGGCGCTGCGCAAGGACCGTACGACGGTGGCCTTCGCCTCGTCGCCGCTGCTGCTCGACCTGGCGGACCGGGTGGCGCTGGTCCACCGGGGCACGGTGGTGGCGGTCGGCACCCACCGCGAACTGCTGTCGGGTGAACCGCGCTACCGGGCGGTCGTCACCCGCGAGACCGACGACGAGGTCCGGGCCCGGCCGGGCGAGGACGAAGCGATCCACCCGATCGACACCCACGAGGAAATCGAGGAGAGGGCATGA